One segment of Capnocytophaga sp. oral taxon 878 DNA contains the following:
- a CDS encoding S41 family peptidase has translation MKQLVLYILLAFSLLACEKDFQEKPVTGSNYTGKDVDLRIRDFIWKGLNQYYLWQPNVTNLQDNRFGSLYNANPETNNTYRTFLKSFDTPNNLFYSLLNQYQNIDRFSYITNDYTQLENQFKGITASTGIHYALFAESDYNDKVILVVRYVVPGSEAHQQGMQRGDIVLAINNQLLTKSNAKKLLRETSTITFLTYRFVNDEFKPTGKTITLQQTQTPENPVLIKKLITQGNHKVAYLMYNAFIADFDNALNNAFADFAKAGATDLVLDLRYNGGGSIDTAVALASMITGQFSGQIFAKEQWNTKMHPIVSRSRNVNNYFVERLKDGATINSLKLSKVYILTTGDTASASELVINGLKPYIQVIQIGGTTVGKNQGSVTVYDWTDNAGKVKNTQHKWAMQPIVLKITNAQDKGDYEKGITPDVFLQENPTQYGVLGDPSEPFLAKALELITGKTSRSTARPAASVNDWKYTKISTSTTPYLGYNEMYK, from the coding sequence ATGAAACAACTTGTATTATATATATTATTGGCTTTCAGCCTATTAGCTTGCGAAAAAGATTTTCAAGAAAAACCTGTTACAGGCTCAAACTATACAGGAAAAGATGTCGATTTACGCATTCGCGACTTCATTTGGAAAGGACTGAACCAATACTATCTATGGCAACCCAACGTTACCAACCTCCAAGATAACCGTTTCGGAAGCCTCTACAATGCCAATCCCGAAACCAATAACACCTACAGAACATTCCTCAAAAGCTTTGATACCCCCAATAACCTGTTTTACAGCTTGCTAAATCAGTATCAAAATATCGATCGCTTTAGCTATATTACCAACGATTATACCCAGCTCGAAAACCAGTTCAAAGGCATCACAGCTAGTACCGGTATCCACTATGCTTTGTTTGCTGAAAGTGATTATAATGATAAAGTAATATTAGTAGTACGCTATGTAGTACCAGGTTCCGAAGCCCACCAGCAAGGTATGCAACGTGGCGATATAGTGCTAGCAATCAATAACCAACTTCTTACAAAAAGCAATGCCAAAAAACTATTGCGCGAAACATCTACTATTACTTTTTTAACCTATCGCTTTGTAAATGATGAATTTAAGCCCACAGGCAAAACTATTACCCTACAACAGACCCAAACGCCCGAAAACCCTGTCCTAATAAAGAAATTAATCACACAAGGCAATCATAAAGTAGCTTACCTAATGTATAACGCCTTTATTGCCGACTTTGATAATGCTTTGAATAATGCCTTTGCCGATTTTGCCAAAGCAGGCGCTACCGATTTGGTACTGGATCTTCGCTATAACGGCGGCGGCAGTATCGATACTGCCGTAGCCTTAGCCTCAATGATTACAGGACAGTTCAGCGGACAGATTTTTGCTAAAGAACAATGGAATACCAAAATGCATCCCATAGTAAGCCGTAGTAGGAATGTAAATAATTATTTTGTCGAACGTCTTAAAGATGGTGCCACTATCAATAGCCTCAAGCTCAGCAAAGTCTACATACTCACCACTGGCGATACAGCTTCCGCAAGTGAGCTGGTTATTAACGGATTAAAACCCTACATACAAGTAATCCAAATAGGCGGAACTACCGTTGGTAAAAATCAAGGCTCAGTAACTGTCTATGACTGGACAGATAATGCCGGTAAAGTTAAAAATACACAACACAAATGGGCAATGCAACCCATAGTACTCAAAATTACAAACGCACAAGATAAAGGCGACTATGAAAAAGGTATAACTCCCGATGTGTTTTTACAAGAAAATCCTACCCAATATGGTGTCTTAGGCGACCCTTCCGAGCCTTTCTTGGCCAAAGCATTAGAGCTCATTACAGGAAAAACTAGCAGAAGTACAGCGCGCCCAGCAGCCTCAGTGAATGATTGGAAATATACTAAAATAAGTACCTCTACTACTCCCTATTTAGGCTATAATGAAATGTATAAGTAA
- a CDS encoding rhomboid family intramembrane serine protease, whose product MERISKTVLHLIIINTIMFVLYALNKQGTFLPAVNLRDVLALHYYQNQNFHWWQYITYMFMHADTFHLLFNMYALWAFGAPLENIWGRNKFLFFYFSCGVGAALLHMGVNYFYVQQGLEALQSAGFPADQALDLLSRGMYSTNWETIINKSTYDSMMDTFFAPTVGASGAIYGILVGFAMFFPDAKLMLLFVPYPIAARYFIPIIVALDIVLGFTKTATIFGGNIAHFAHVGGALIGFLIMFYWKRKIGNR is encoded by the coding sequence ATGGAAAGAATATCTAAAACAGTACTACATCTCATCATCATTAATACTATAATGTTTGTGCTTTATGCACTCAATAAGCAAGGCACCTTTCTCCCTGCTGTAAATTTAAGAGATGTATTAGCCCTTCATTACTACCAAAATCAAAACTTTCATTGGTGGCAGTACATCACTTATATGTTTATGCACGCCGATACTTTCCACTTACTCTTCAATATGTATGCCCTATGGGCTTTTGGAGCACCTCTGGAAAATATATGGGGGCGAAATAAATTCCTTTTCTTCTATTTCTCTTGCGGAGTAGGAGCAGCTTTACTGCACATGGGAGTCAATTATTTCTATGTACAACAAGGTTTAGAAGCGCTCCAAAGCGCTGGTTTCCCTGCCGATCAGGCTTTAGATCTTTTAAGCAGAGGTATGTATAGTACTAATTGGGAAACAATTATTAACAAAAGCACTTATGATAGTATGATGGATACTTTCTTTGCTCCTACAGTAGGGGCTTCAGGTGCTATTTATGGTATATTAGTAGGTTTTGCAATGTTCTTCCCCGATGCCAAACTAATGCTACTCTTTGTGCCTTACCCTATAGCAGCTCGCTACTTTATCCCTATAATAGTTGCTCTCGATATTGTTTTAGGCTTTACCAAAACTGCTACTATTTTCGGAGGTAATATAGCTCACTTTGCCCACGTAGGTGGGGCTCTCATAGGCTTCCTCATAATGTTTTATTGGAAGCGAAAAATAGGTAACAGATAA
- a CDS encoding carboxypeptidase-like regulatory domain-containing protein, which translates to MQKLIYIYCFLCFSLTASAQEIRGRVMHDTIPLAGAHVLNLANNAVTTTDANGYFKLKARENHTLKISFVGMQTSYRLLLKTDFGFSGLLLQMKEAINQLDEVEVSKYRKVTSQELGIMKNDIVRRTDAEKQLYQATHSGGLPGIQLLVNTLSGRTKMLKKIVANEKNLAVANYIIENLKPFCQKELKLTDEQVSVLAYFVMERPEFHQLVRSKDNKAMEFMLIEAWTEYQKLAASEKED; encoded by the coding sequence ATGCAAAAGTTAATATACATATATTGCTTCTTATGCTTCTCACTAACGGCCAGTGCGCAAGAAATAAGAGGTAGGGTAATGCATGATACTATACCCTTAGCAGGAGCACACGTGCTAAATCTTGCTAATAATGCCGTTACCACTACCGATGCTAATGGATATTTTAAGCTCAAAGCTCGCGAAAATCATACCTTAAAAATCTCTTTTGTAGGTATGCAAACCTCTTACCGTCTACTGCTCAAAACCGATTTTGGTTTTAGTGGTTTGCTACTCCAAATGAAAGAAGCTATTAATCAACTGGACGAAGTCGAGGTATCTAAATATCGCAAAGTTACTTCTCAAGAACTTGGCATTATGAAAAATGATATAGTAAGGCGTACCGATGCCGAAAAACAACTCTACCAAGCCACTCATAGCGGCGGGCTACCTGGCATACAACTCCTAGTCAATACTCTCTCAGGGCGTACCAAAATGCTAAAAAAAATAGTAGCCAATGAAAAAAACTTAGCAGTAGCCAATTATATTATTGAAAACTTAAAACCTTTTTGCCAAAAAGAACTTAAACTCACCGATGAGCAAGTCTCCGTATTGGCATATTTCGTAATGGAACGCCCCGAATTTCATCAGTTAGTACGCAGTAAAGACAATAAGGCTATGGAGTTTATGCTTATAGAAGCTTGGACTGAATACCAAAAATTAGCTGCTAGTGAAAAGGAAGATTAA
- a CDS encoding carboxypeptidase-like regulatory domain-containing protein, producing the protein MKQITTILCCLLPLLLIGQEGALVRGKIFYNNNPLQGVHIHNIDNQHFTTTDAQGSFVIEANVGNSLKCTYVGKKTIYHSLTKLDFTKLILFKMTDLTIQLDEVEVKQAPKITAQNLGIQQHTPQKRTYQEKRVISETKIIDTQNLLFKLLMGNIAINFNALINAISGKSKIIKKEAANEKNLLAAAYIVQNMTTYLKIEHQLTEEEIAILAFYVMEKPELHDLIEKKDNKQLEISLYEWWNEYKQLQLEN; encoded by the coding sequence ATGAAACAAATTACCACCATACTATGTTGCTTGCTGCCTTTACTACTGATAGGGCAGGAGGGAGCTTTAGTTAGGGGTAAGATATTCTACAATAATAACCCTTTGCAAGGGGTACACATTCATAATATTGATAACCAACACTTCACCACTACCGATGCTCAAGGTTCGTTTGTTATTGAAGCCAATGTAGGTAACAGTTTAAAATGTACTTATGTAGGCAAAAAAACTATCTACCACAGCCTCACCAAGCTTGATTTTACAAAGCTGATACTCTTCAAAATGACTGATCTTACTATTCAATTGGATGAGGTAGAAGTAAAACAAGCTCCCAAAATTACAGCACAGAACTTAGGCATACAACAGCACACCCCTCAAAAACGCACCTATCAAGAAAAGCGAGTAATTAGCGAAACTAAAATTATAGATACCCAAAATCTCCTGTTTAAGCTTTTAATGGGAAATATAGCTATTAACTTCAATGCCCTTATTAATGCTATTAGTGGTAAAAGTAAAATTATAAAAAAAGAAGCTGCCAATGAGAAGAACCTCTTAGCAGCTGCTTATATTGTGCAAAATATGACTACTTACCTCAAAATAGAACACCAGCTTACTGAAGAAGAAATAGCCATTTTAGCTTTCTATGTAATGGAAAAGCCTGAACTACACGATCTGATAGAAAAGAAGGATAACAAACAGTTAGAAATATCTCTCTATGAATGGTGGAATGAATATAAGCAACTACAATTAGAAAATTAG
- a CDS encoding phospho-sugar mutase, giving the protein MKSIEIAKTWLSDTFDAETRTRVQELINGNPDELNEAFHKNLEFGTGGMRGIMGIGTNRINKYTLGKNTQGLSNYLKQCFPNQEIRVAIAHDCRNNSKKFAKVVADVFAANGIKVFLFSDLRPTPELSFTVRYLKCQAGIVLTASHNPPEYNGYKVYWEDGGQTVPPEDGDIMKAIDAIDFKDIKFNANESLINYIDKDLDKAFADASIAHADFKAPQKDKLKIVFTSLHGTSITMVPEVLKRAGYTNVHIVEEQAVPDGNFPTVKSPNPEEPEALTIALKKAEELNADIVIGTDPDCDRIGIAVRDLSGKMVLLNGNQTMVMMTDFLLQHQSQKGFKGNEFVASTIVSTPMVKAIADAYKVEYKEGLTGFKWIAKMIKDFPELTFIGGGEESFGYMVSDFVRDKDAVTATLLACEIAATAKAKDSSFYKEMLKAYVKYGFYKEYLISLVKKGISGSEEIAQMMKNLRENPLKEINGEKVTLICDYQTSKAHHPLTGKVEEIKVPKSNVLIYHTDKGTRVAARPSGTEPKIKFYFSANTALKSLDEFPTAEKELDAKIKAITEELKLK; this is encoded by the coding sequence ATGAAAAGTATTGAAATAGCAAAAACTTGGCTTTCTGACACTTTCGATGCAGAAACTCGCACCCGAGTGCAAGAACTCATCAATGGTAATCCCGATGAGCTCAATGAAGCCTTCCACAAGAACTTAGAGTTCGGTACAGGTGGTATGCGTGGTATTATGGGTATTGGTACCAACCGTATTAATAAATATACCTTAGGTAAAAATACACAAGGACTTAGTAATTACCTTAAGCAATGTTTCCCTAATCAAGAAATTAGAGTAGCTATTGCTCATGATTGTCGTAATAACTCTAAAAAGTTCGCTAAAGTAGTAGCCGATGTATTCGCTGCCAATGGCATTAAGGTATTCTTATTCTCCGATTTACGCCCTACTCCCGAGCTGTCTTTCACAGTGCGCTATCTAAAATGTCAAGCTGGTATCGTGCTTACTGCCTCTCATAACCCACCAGAATACAATGGGTATAAAGTGTATTGGGAAGATGGCGGACAAACAGTACCACCCGAAGATGGTGATATTATGAAAGCTATTGATGCTATTGATTTTAAAGATATTAAATTCAATGCCAACGAAAGTCTTATCAATTACATCGATAAAGATCTTGATAAGGCATTTGCCGATGCTTCAATAGCTCACGCCGACTTTAAAGCACCTCAAAAAGATAAGCTTAAAATAGTATTTACTTCACTACACGGTACTTCCATTACTATGGTACCTGAAGTTCTTAAACGTGCTGGTTATACTAATGTGCATATTGTCGAAGAACAAGCTGTACCCGATGGTAACTTCCCTACTGTAAAATCACCTAACCCCGAAGAACCCGAAGCGCTTACTATAGCACTTAAAAAAGCTGAAGAGCTCAATGCCGATATCGTAATAGGTACCGACCCCGATTGCGACCGTATAGGTATTGCTGTTCGTGATCTTAGTGGCAAAATGGTACTTCTTAATGGTAACCAAACTATGGTAATGATGACCGACTTTCTCTTGCAACACCAAAGCCAAAAAGGCTTTAAAGGCAATGAGTTTGTAGCTTCTACCATTGTATCTACTCCTATGGTTAAAGCCATTGCCGATGCCTATAAAGTTGAATACAAAGAGGGATTAACAGGTTTCAAATGGATAGCTAAAATGATTAAAGATTTCCCTGAACTTACTTTCATAGGTGGTGGTGAAGAAAGTTTTGGCTATATGGTTAGTGATTTCGTACGTGATAAAGATGCCGTTACAGCTACTCTATTAGCTTGTGAAATAGCAGCTACTGCCAAAGCTAAAGATAGTTCTTTCTATAAAGAAATGCTAAAAGCCTATGTGAAGTATGGTTTCTATAAAGAATACCTCATTTCATTAGTGAAAAAGGGTATTTCAGGCTCTGAAGAAATAGCCCAGATGATGAAAAACCTTCGTGAAAACCCATTGAAGGAAATTAACGGTGAAAAGGTAACTCTTATTTGTGATTACCAAACTTCTAAAGCACATCATCCTCTCACAGGCAAGGTAGAAGAAATTAAGGTGCCAAAATCCAATGTACTTATTTACCATACCGATAAAGGTACCCGTGTAGCAGCACGTCCAAGTGGTACTGAGCCTAAAATTAAGTTCTATTTTAGTGCTAATACCGCATTAAAATCACTTGATGAATTCCCTACTGCTGAAAAAGAACTAGATGCCAAAATTAAAGCAATTACAGAGGAATTAAAACTCAAGTAA
- a CDS encoding SH3 domain-containing protein, producing the protein MRHYITIIILLLFVSSFAQTDNTAVFNTAGEYYQKGAYEDAIRQYETILNNKLESGMLYYNLANAHYKLNHVPESIYYYEKALKLNPDNIEAKKGLQIAQQMTIDVITPLPKTWLQQLSGGIIGLFSLQTWAVLSIIGVMAFVLSFLCYYFVEQTALKRLFFTLLFISILFTIGTYSIAHYSNYKQENEVYAILFDKTIKVFTEANAYSTEVIQLHEGTKVSVTERMNDWVKIRLADGKIGWVKENTLKIL; encoded by the coding sequence ATGAGACACTATATTACAATTATTATATTATTACTTTTTGTAAGTAGTTTTGCACAGACTGATAATACAGCTGTTTTTAATACAGCTGGAGAGTATTACCAAAAAGGAGCGTATGAGGATGCTATTAGGCAATATGAGACAATATTGAACAACAAACTAGAGTCGGGGATGTTATATTACAATTTGGCTAATGCACACTATAAGCTAAATCATGTGCCAGAAAGTATTTATTATTATGAGAAAGCTTTAAAGCTAAACCCTGATAATATTGAAGCGAAGAAAGGTTTACAAATAGCTCAGCAAATGACTATTGATGTTATTACTCCTTTACCTAAAACATGGTTACAGCAACTATCGGGGGGTATTATAGGATTATTTAGTTTACAAACATGGGCTGTACTATCTATTATAGGAGTTATGGCATTTGTATTGAGTTTTTTATGCTACTATTTTGTAGAACAAACGGCCTTGAAACGATTATTTTTCACGCTCCTTTTTATAAGTATACTATTTACGATTGGCACTTACAGCATTGCTCATTATTCTAATTACAAACAGGAGAATGAGGTATATGCTATACTATTTGATAAAACAATAAAAGTATTTACTGAAGCTAATGCTTATAGTACAGAAGTAATACAACTACATGAAGGAACTAAAGTAAGTGTTACTGAAAGAATGAATGATTGGGTAAAGATACGCCTAGCTGATGGTAAAATAGGCTGGGTTAAAGAAAATACACTGAAGATATTATAA
- a CDS encoding BatD family protein: protein MKYKILFFIIFLIQTLSAQVEFKAEVSKNQLGANERLRIEFTMNKNGDNFTPPSFHGFTVVMGPSQSVSESWINGVRSFSKSYIYILQPTAKGKFTIGQASIDIDGRNYKTSPINITVTEAVTTPSIEKNSGDIARENLFLLAEVSKPNPYLNEAVSVTYKLYVGSQVGLNNLQWLTVPKYPNFWSQDIKMQEYEMDNCTYQGKPYRCITVKKIVLYPQKTGIITLEPLTMDAILSVPSNQRDFFGRIFYEEVTHRVTSGNRTINVKELPEEGKPENFSGAVGDFTFAVTSTKQALKANESTQLKVEVSGSGNFKLFDLPKPTFPSSLEVYAPEQKEDISTSLTGMKGRVENIYTIVPEHKGKYPISGLSFSYFNPTTKKYETIKTHELWIDVPEGPSANSNTNAGTTDHNTVIIGNLQSGDNLEPIGRQPFFGSKTYYCWLLLPLILIPLVLLWWHFKKQRNNDIEGTKIRVANKLAKKYLGEAKRKLGDKNIFYEALERALHNYLKAKLKIETTEMSKDKITELLLERKATEVTIKQFITLLSNCEMARYSQHNNASMKNDFGDAVQIISELDKQVKK from the coding sequence ATGAAATATAAAATACTATTCTTTATAATATTCTTAATACAGACTCTCAGTGCGCAGGTAGAGTTTAAAGCCGAAGTAAGCAAGAATCAATTAGGAGCTAATGAACGGCTGCGTATAGAGTTTACTATGAATAAGAACGGTGATAATTTTACACCACCAAGTTTCCACGGATTTACAGTAGTAATGGGTCCATCACAATCTGTTTCAGAATCATGGATAAACGGAGTAAGAAGTTTTTCCAAAAGTTATATTTACATTTTACAACCTACTGCCAAGGGTAAATTCACTATTGGTCAAGCAAGTATAGATATCGATGGTAGAAATTATAAAACATCTCCTATTAATATCACTGTAACAGAGGCTGTAACAACCCCTTCTATAGAAAAAAACAGTGGTGATATAGCCCGTGAGAATTTATTTTTACTTGCAGAAGTATCAAAACCTAATCCTTACCTAAATGAGGCTGTAAGTGTAACTTATAAGCTGTATGTAGGTAGTCAAGTAGGGCTTAATAATTTACAATGGCTTACCGTACCTAAATACCCCAACTTTTGGAGTCAGGATATTAAAATGCAAGAGTACGAGATGGATAACTGTACTTATCAAGGAAAGCCTTATAGATGTATTACAGTTAAAAAGATAGTACTTTACCCTCAAAAAACAGGTATAATAACCCTTGAACCTCTTACAATGGATGCTATATTGAGTGTACCTAGCAACCAACGGGACTTCTTTGGTCGTATATTTTATGAGGAAGTAACTCACAGAGTAACATCGGGTAACAGAACTATTAATGTAAAAGAGTTACCTGAAGAAGGAAAACCTGAAAACTTTAGTGGAGCTGTAGGAGACTTTACATTTGCTGTAACATCTACTAAACAGGCTCTTAAAGCTAATGAAAGTACCCAACTAAAAGTAGAAGTATCAGGAAGTGGTAATTTTAAACTATTTGACTTACCGAAACCAACTTTTCCTTCATCATTAGAAGTGTATGCTCCTGAACAAAAAGAAGATATTAGTACTTCTCTAACAGGAATGAAAGGGCGTGTAGAGAATATCTACACTATAGTACCAGAGCACAAAGGAAAGTATCCTATTAGTGGACTTAGTTTTTCATACTTTAATCCTACTACTAAAAAATATGAAACAATTAAGACTCATGAACTTTGGATAGATGTTCCAGAAGGTCCTTCAGCCAATAGTAATACTAATGCAGGTACTACTGATCATAATACTGTTATTATAGGTAATTTACAGTCAGGAGATAATTTAGAGCCTATAGGTAGACAACCTTTTTTTGGCTCAAAAACTTATTACTGCTGGTTATTATTACCTTTAATACTAATTCCACTTGTATTGCTTTGGTGGCATTTTAAGAAACAGCGTAATAATGATATAGAGGGTACTAAAATAAGGGTAGCTAATAAATTAGCTAAGAAATACCTAGGCGAAGCTAAACGTAAATTGGGTGATAAGAACATCTTCTATGAAGCCTTAGAACGCGCTTTGCATAACTATCTAAAAGCAAAACTAAAGATTGAAACTACTGAAATGAGTAAGGATAAAATTACTGAATTGCTATTAGAGCGAAAAGCTACTGAGGTTACTATAAAACAATTCATAACATTACTTTCTAACTGTGAGATGGCACGCTATTCACAACATAACAATGCATCAATGAAAAATGATTTTGGTGATGCTGTACAAATCATTTCAGAATTGGATAAACAAGTTAAGAAATAA
- a CDS encoding tetratricopeptide repeat protein has protein sequence MKNTAYISILLISFISFAQTKTEKELQQSIANSKKYTYEGNRALKGDKPTQAEVEYRNAIAEDKSNVAAQYNLGTMYYKQKSYGEAFSQLKKAGEAGQMTDNERHKIFHNLGNTYMQGRVYDQAVLAYKEALRYDPNDEETRYNLAVAKEKLKQNPPKQDQNNKDNKDNQQNQNNQDNKDNKDNKDNKDNKDNKDNKDNKDNQDKNKDNKDNKDNKDNKNQQGDNKQNKDKDKGDDNKQQPNQNNGQDKDQSDKDERKPRPSSLSPEQMERILEAMNNEERKTQEKINAQKVKGQRTKAEKDW, from the coding sequence ATGAAAAATACAGCTTATATATCAATATTACTGATTAGTTTTATTAGTTTTGCACAAACAAAGACTGAGAAAGAGTTACAACAGTCAATTGCAAACTCAAAAAAATATACTTATGAGGGTAATAGAGCCTTAAAAGGTGATAAACCAACTCAGGCAGAGGTAGAATATCGTAATGCTATTGCTGAAGATAAGAGTAATGTTGCAGCACAGTATAACCTTGGTACAATGTATTATAAACAGAAGAGTTATGGAGAGGCTTTTTCACAACTAAAAAAAGCTGGAGAAGCAGGGCAAATGACCGATAATGAACGGCATAAAATATTCCATAACTTAGGTAATACTTATATGCAAGGTCGTGTTTATGACCAAGCTGTTCTTGCTTATAAAGAAGCTCTTAGATATGACCCTAATGATGAGGAAACACGTTATAATTTAGCTGTAGCTAAAGAAAAACTAAAGCAAAATCCACCAAAGCAAGATCAAAATAATAAGGATAATAAAGATAACCAACAAAATCAAAACAACCAAGATAATAAGGACAACAAGGATAATAAAGATAACAAGGACAATAAGGATAATAAGGACAATAAGGATAACAAAGACAATCAAGACAAAAACAAAGATAATAAAGATAATAAAGATAATAAAGACAATAAGAATCAGCAAGGAGACAACAAACAGAACAAAGACAAGGATAAGGGAGATGACAATAAGCAGCAACCTAACCAAAATAATGGGCAAGATAAAGACCAGAGTGATAAAGACGAAAGAAAACCAAGACCTTCATCACTTTCACCAGAGCAAATGGAACGTATTTTAGAAGCTATGAACAATGAAGAACGCAAAACTCAAGAGAAAATAAATGCTCAAAAAGTAAAAGGACAACGTACTAAAGCTGAAAAAGATTGGTAG
- a CDS encoding VWA domain-containing protein, producing MIHIDEKIYFWLIAVIVPLFIIFVISMLKRKQKQKQFANQAMLKRLAPNRSAFKLWVKWSLLVVVFILLSIALANPKIGTKLETVKREGVDIVFAIDVSKSMLAEDVAPNRLEKAKRIVFEIISSLKGDRVGIVAYAASAYPLLALTTDHSAAKMFLQGMNTDMLSSQGTALQEAIRMASSYFDEKVPTARLLFIISDGEDHEMGATEIASEAKEKGIHIYTIGVGTEKGSPIPMKELGQQTYKRDSNGEVVITKLNPELLKQIASNAGGIYLNGDNTQETVNEISKILDSTEKSQFDTQQFVDFKDQFQWFVAAALLLLILDLTIFERKTQWVKRLNLFNEKK from the coding sequence ATGATTCATATAGATGAGAAGATATACTTTTGGTTAATAGCGGTAATAGTGCCGTTATTCATTATTTTTGTAATTTCAATGCTCAAACGCAAACAAAAACAAAAACAGTTTGCTAATCAGGCTATGTTAAAACGTTTGGCTCCAAATAGGTCAGCGTTTAAACTATGGGTGAAATGGAGCCTTTTGGTTGTGGTTTTTATTCTTTTAAGTATTGCCCTTGCAAACCCAAAAATAGGCACAAAACTTGAGACAGTGAAGCGTGAAGGAGTTGATATTGTTTTCGCTATAGATGTGTCAAAAAGTATGCTAGCAGAAGACGTCGCTCCAAATCGTTTAGAGAAGGCTAAACGTATTGTTTTCGAAATTATTAGCAGTTTAAAAGGTGATCGTGTTGGGATTGTAGCTTATGCTGCAAGTGCTTACCCACTGTTAGCTCTAACTACTGACCACTCTGCTGCCAAGATGTTTTTGCAGGGAATGAATACAGATATGCTATCCTCTCAAGGAACTGCGTTACAAGAGGCTATACGTATGGCAAGTAGTTATTTTGATGAAAAAGTTCCTACAGCACGCTTATTATTTATTATCTCAGATGGTGAAGATCATGAAATGGGAGCTACAGAAATAGCAAGTGAGGCTAAAGAAAAAGGAATTCATATTTATACCATTGGAGTAGGAACTGAAAAAGGAAGCCCGATACCAATGAAAGAACTGGGACAGCAAACTTACAAGCGCGACAGCAATGGTGAAGTTGTAATTACTAAACTAAACCCTGAACTTTTAAAACAAATAGCTTCCAATGCAGGAGGTATCTACCTTAATGGAGATAATACCCAAGAAACTGTAAATGAGATAAGCAAAATATTAGATAGTACTGAGAAAAGCCAATTTGACACACAACAATTTGTTGATTTTAAAGACCAGTTTCAGTGGTTTGTAGCTGCTGCATTATTATTACTTATATTAGATCTTACTATCTTTGAGCGGAAGACACAATGGGTAAAACGATTGAATTTGTTCAATGAAAAAAAATAG